A genomic stretch from Colwellia sp. Arc7-635 includes:
- the secE gene encoding preprotein translocase subunit SecE, translating into MNASTETEPSGSFDFLKWSVIVLLLAGAVVGNYVFAEQSILVRALAVVAAIVVAGLVAMQTVKGRTAVAFAKESRTEVRKVVWPTRQEAVQTTGIVLVATLIMSLLLWGLDSVLFWVVGLITGLKVG; encoded by the coding sequence ATGAATGCAAGTACTGAAACTGAACCTAGTGGTTCATTTGATTTTTTAAAGTGGAGCGTTATCGTTTTACTTTTAGCTGGCGCTGTTGTCGGTAATTATGTTTTTGCTGAGCAATCAATTTTAGTACGTGCCTTAGCAGTTGTTGCTGCTATTGTTGTTGCTGGCCTAGTTGCTATGCAAACAGTTAAAGGCCGTACTGCTGTAGCATTTGCTAAAGAATCGCGTACTGAAGTACGTAAAGTTGTTTGGCCAACGCGTCAAGAAGCGGTACAAACAACCGGTATTGTTTTGGTGGCAACATTAATTATGTCTTTACTACTTTGGGGTTTAGATTCAGTTCTATTCTGGGTAGTAGGATTAATTACTGGATTAAAAGTAGGTTAA
- a CDS encoding type III pantothenate kinase, with product MRLLIDIGNTQVKYVFQAKAMAPLTDVVYLDYQSFEQQMIEGTFSQVSEVILANVHSSDIVDALEKWTKANNCAFLQVHSTAKALGVTSAYALAERLGVDRWLAMIGAKQLYPNENLLIIDAGTATTVDLLDARGQHLGGWIMPGVQTMFNSLLVNTKKIIAKPNVTASILFGKDSSNCLNNGSWAMTIGAVKEAIIQANELLTLDRVLITGGNGGQINNLITEVCQLEPQLIFHGLSCFRAT from the coding sequence ATGAGATTATTAATCGATATTGGTAACACTCAAGTCAAATACGTTTTTCAAGCAAAAGCAATGGCACCATTAACTGATGTTGTTTATCTCGATTATCAATCGTTTGAACAGCAAATGATTGAAGGTACTTTTTCTCAAGTAAGTGAAGTCATTTTAGCTAATGTTCATAGTAGCGACATCGTTGATGCGCTTGAAAAATGGACTAAGGCTAACAATTGTGCTTTTTTACAAGTGCATAGCACGGCGAAAGCCCTTGGTGTAACTTCAGCTTATGCACTGGCAGAGCGTTTAGGTGTTGACCGCTGGCTGGCCATGATAGGTGCGAAACAGCTTTATCCTAACGAAAATTTATTGATTATCGATGCTGGTACAGCAACAACGGTTGATCTGCTTGATGCTAGAGGGCAACATTTAGGGGGCTGGATAATGCCTGGAGTACAAACTATGTTTAATAGTTTACTCGTTAATACCAAAAAAATTATTGCTAAGCCGAATGTTACTGCAAGCATATTATTTGGCAAGGATAGTTCAAATTGCCTTAATAATGGCAGTTGGGCGATGACCATAGGAGCGGTTAAAGAAGCTATTATACAAGCTAATGAGCTTTTAACGTTGGACAGGGTACTGATCACGGGTGGCAATGGCGGGCAAATTAATAACTTAATAACAGAAGTCTGCCAACTAGAGCCACAATTGATTTTTCACGGTTTAAGTTGTTTTCGAGCAACTTAA
- the tuf gene encoding elongation factor Tu: MAKAKFERNKPHVNVGTIGHVDHGKTTLTAAISAVLTKVHGGEVKDFAQIDNAPEERERGITINTSHIEYDTEIRHYAHVDCPGHADYIKNMITGAAQMDGAILVVAATDGPMPQTREHILLSRQVGVPFIIVFMNKCDMVDDEELLELVEMEVRELLSEYEFPGDDLPVIQGSALGALQGEEKWEAKVIELADALDTYIPEPERAIDGAFIMPIEDVFSISGRGTVVTGRVERGIVKVGDEVEVVGIRDTQKSTCTGVEMFRKLLDEGRAGENCGVLLRGLKREDVERGQVLCQPGSILPHTKFESEVYVLSKDEGGRHTPFFKGYRPQFYFRTTDITGAVELPEGVEMVMPGDNLKFVVELINPVAMDEGLRFAIREGGRTVGAGVVSKIIA; this comes from the coding sequence ATGGCTAAAGCAAAATTTGAACGTAATAAACCACATGTTAACGTTGGTACTATTGGACACGTTGATCACGGTAAAACAACTTTAACAGCCGCTATCTCTGCGGTATTAACGAAAGTTCACGGTGGTGAAGTTAAAGACTTCGCACAAATCGATAATGCTCCTGAAGAGCGTGAGCGTGGTATTACAATCAATACTTCTCACATCGAATACGATACAGAAATCCGTCACTACGCACACGTAGATTGTCCTGGCCATGCTGATTACATCAAAAACATGATCACTGGTGCAGCACAAATGGATGGCGCTATCTTAGTAGTTGCTGCTACAGATGGTCCTATGCCACAAACACGTGAGCACATCTTGTTATCACGTCAAGTTGGCGTTCCTTTCATCATCGTATTCATGAACAAATGTGACATGGTAGATGACGAAGAATTACTAGAATTAGTAGAAATGGAAGTTCGTGAACTTCTTTCAGAATACGAATTCCCAGGTGATGATTTACCAGTAATTCAAGGTTCAGCTTTAGGCGCACTTCAAGGTGAAGAGAAGTGGGAAGCTAAAGTAATCGAACTTGCAGACGCACTTGATACTTACATTCCAGAGCCAGAGCGTGCAATCGACGGTGCATTCATCATGCCTATCGAAGATGTATTCTCAATTTCAGGTCGTGGTACAGTTGTAACAGGTCGTGTTGAACGCGGTATTGTTAAAGTTGGTGATGAAGTAGAAGTTGTTGGTATCCGTGATACACAAAAATCAACTTGTACAGGTGTTGAAATGTTCCGTAAGCTTCTTGACGAAGGTCGTGCTGGCGAGAACTGTGGTGTTCTTCTACGTGGTCTTAAGCGTGAAGATGTAGAACGTGGTCAAGTATTATGTCAACCAGGTTCAATCTTACCTCACACTAAATTCGAATCAGAAGTATACGTGTTATCGAAAGATGAAGGTGGTCGTCATACTCCATTCTTCAAAGGATACCGTCCACAGTTTTACTTCCGTACAACAGATATCACAGGTGCTGTAGAGCTTCCTGAAGGTGTTGAAATGGTAATGCCAGGCGACAACTTGAAGTTTGTTGTAGAGCTTATCAACCCAGTAGCGATGGACGAAGGTTTACGCTTCGCAATCCGTGAAGGTGGTCGTACTGTTGGTGCTGGTGTTGTATCTAAAATTATTGCTTAA
- a CDS encoding outer membrane beta-barrel protein encodes MSFSRLIAVCVTFGAFSSVVQAEYDNSMVFNVASEVGYIDNFLYQARQEQSTAYYNLFSKLALTSKTQQSAFDFDAQVTAHFFDNFAQDDHTDFTLAPKYQFKFAQNQRVYMSALWLNDYTYRGTGLSLGKAESLSEGDKSESTGAKLGYEYGTRESQGKLNVVVAYHENAFKTRRAITSQLDTEILSIESNFDYLLSGKTFLAVDVGYKATKYPNNPLINRDSLTGLVGVKWYSTAISELEFLVGYQNLQFEDSRLSDDSAFKWRFDYTWRPSDFTQVHVVSNRKFDESYRLVNSYRLAQTHQIDLNHAFTDYLSVRAAVGFNNEKFISPESSQAEDYVFSTLTVGYLYSDRVSVQLNYHYKSLDADASDIDFLYNKIGLSVKIEL; translated from the coding sequence TTCCGTTGTACAAGCAGAATACGACAACAGTATGGTGTTTAACGTAGCGTCTGAAGTTGGCTACATTGATAATTTTTTATACCAGGCTCGTCAGGAGCAAAGTACGGCTTACTACAATCTATTCTCTAAACTAGCATTGACCTCGAAAACTCAACAATCAGCGTTTGATTTTGATGCGCAAGTAACAGCTCATTTTTTTGATAACTTTGCACAAGATGATCATACCGATTTTACTCTTGCCCCTAAATACCAATTTAAATTCGCTCAGAATCAACGTGTTTATATGTCAGCTCTCTGGCTTAATGACTATACGTATCGTGGAACTGGTTTATCGCTTGGAAAGGCTGAAAGTTTATCCGAAGGTGATAAAAGCGAAAGCACTGGGGCTAAACTAGGCTATGAGTATGGTACACGAGAGTCGCAAGGTAAGTTGAATGTCGTTGTGGCATATCATGAGAATGCTTTTAAAACTCGTAGAGCTATTACCAGCCAACTCGATACTGAAATACTCAGTATTGAGTCAAATTTTGATTATTTACTTTCAGGTAAAACTTTTCTCGCTGTTGATGTCGGCTACAAAGCAACAAAATATCCTAATAATCCACTGATTAACCGAGATAGTCTTACGGGCTTAGTTGGAGTTAAATGGTATAGCACTGCAATCAGTGAGTTAGAGTTTTTAGTCGGGTATCAAAATTTACAATTTGAAGACAGTCGCTTAAGTGATGATAGTGCTTTTAAATGGCGCTTTGATTACACTTGGCGTCCCTCTGATTTTACACAAGTCCATGTAGTGTCAAACCGGAAGTTTGATGAAAGTTACCGCTTAGTTAATAGCTACCGTTTAGCGCAAACTCATCAAATTGATTTAAACCATGCTTTTACTGATTACTTGAGTGTTAGAGCGGCTGTAGGTTTTAATAATGAAAAATTTATCAGCCCTGAAAGTAGCCAAGCAGAAGACTATGTTTTTTCTACATTGACCGTAGGTTACCTCTATAGCGATAGAGTGAGCGTACAATTGAATTATCATTATAAGTCATTGGATGCAGATGCAAGTGACATCGATTTTTTGTATAACAAAATTGGCCTAAGTGTGAAGATAGAACTGTAG
- a CDS encoding potassium/proton antiporter produces MFFIDHIILLASVLILLGIISSQLSARLGLPVLVLFLIVGMLAGEDGPGGIFFDNAEAAHSLGTLALALILFDGGLQTPFKAIKQVWKPASALATFGVLITGLVTGVAAAYILKIPMLHGLLLGAIVGSTDAAAVFALLRNAGIHLNEKLKATLEIESASNDPMAIFLTVGLLEVLVNDMKPGSGLLVMFLSQMGLGAIVGLAVGWVSVRLINKIQLSAAGLYPVLVAACGLLSFGITANIGGSGFLAVFITGVVIGNSRFVFQRSTFLFHDGLAWLSQITMFVVLGLLITPTSLLDVWLEGLIIAFVLIFVARPLAVIPILAIFGFNMREITLVSWIGLRGSVPIILAIFPLIFGMPGAALIFNVVFFVVLISATLQGSSLAWMARKLKLTLPPPVTPAATLEITALGDVDADIVEYTLGSTSRAVGCRLSQLALPESAVMAMISRNNNVIAPRGSTLLQADDQLFVVLKPHTRAFVDCVFSGKTDDESHELFTKELTVKGTTQVNDIAHSYNLDIKGAAQGSLEQVIKNKLNKAPEIDAVAEFGDVKLYVRDMVEQRIITVGILLKAKSIKALK; encoded by the coding sequence ATGTTTTTTATTGATCACATCATACTATTAGCATCCGTGCTTATTTTACTTGGCATAATTTCTAGTCAGCTATCGGCTCGTTTGGGCTTACCTGTGCTTGTGCTATTTTTGATCGTCGGCATGCTTGCTGGTGAAGATGGGCCAGGTGGCATATTTTTCGATAATGCAGAAGCTGCACATTCTCTTGGGACCCTTGCATTAGCACTTATTTTATTTGATGGCGGCTTGCAAACGCCTTTTAAAGCCATAAAGCAAGTCTGGAAGCCCGCATCAGCCCTGGCGACTTTTGGTGTACTGATCACTGGTCTCGTTACTGGGGTCGCCGCAGCTTATATCCTAAAAATTCCCATGCTACATGGCTTATTACTAGGCGCCATTGTTGGTTCAACAGATGCAGCTGCCGTATTTGCATTACTTCGTAATGCTGGTATTCACCTTAATGAAAAGCTGAAAGCAACGTTAGAAATAGAAAGTGCTTCAAATGACCCTATGGCAATATTTCTAACGGTAGGGTTACTAGAAGTTTTAGTTAATGATATGAAGCCTGGCTCTGGTCTATTAGTCATGTTTCTATCACAAATGGGCCTAGGTGCTATTGTCGGTTTAGCGGTAGGTTGGGTGTCTGTTCGACTGATAAACAAAATTCAGTTATCAGCCGCAGGTTTATACCCAGTATTAGTTGCTGCTTGTGGCTTACTGTCTTTTGGTATTACTGCAAATATTGGTGGTAGCGGATTTTTAGCGGTGTTTATTACTGGCGTGGTTATTGGAAACAGTCGATTTGTTTTCCAACGCAGTACATTTTTATTTCATGATGGTCTAGCTTGGTTAAGTCAAATAACGATGTTCGTTGTGTTAGGGTTATTGATCACGCCAACATCGTTATTAGATGTTTGGCTTGAAGGGCTTATTATTGCTTTCGTGTTGATTTTTGTCGCTAGACCACTGGCTGTTATCCCTATATTAGCGATTTTCGGTTTTAATATGCGTGAAATCACCTTAGTGTCATGGATTGGCTTACGTGGTTCTGTACCGATTATATTAGCAATATTCCCACTTATTTTTGGTATGCCAGGCGCGGCATTGATTTTTAACGTGGTATTTTTTGTGGTCTTAATTTCGGCAACATTACAGGGTTCTAGTTTAGCTTGGATGGCGAGAAAATTAAAATTAACATTACCGCCACCAGTAACGCCTGCGGCAACTTTAGAAATAACTGCTCTAGGTGATGTAGATGCCGATATTGTTGAATATACCTTGGGGAGTACATCACGTGCAGTGGGCTGTCGTTTATCTCAATTAGCGTTACCAGAGAGCGCTGTAATGGCAATGATCTCTCGTAATAATAATGTTATTGCTCCACGTGGTTCGACATTGCTGCAAGCTGATGATCAATTATTTGTGGTACTTAAACCGCATACGCGTGCATTTGTCGATTGTGTGTTTTCGGGAAAAACGGATGATGAAAGCCATGAATTATTTACTAAAGAGCTAACCGTTAAAGGTACGACTCAAGTTAACGACATCGCACACTCCTACAATCTTGATATTAAAGGTGCGGCGCAAGGCAGTTTAGAGCAGGTGATCAAGAACAAGCTCAATAAAGCCCCTGAAATTGATGCGGTGGCGGAGTTTGGCGATGTAAAACTATATGTACGTGATATGGTTGAACAACGAATTATTACCGTAGGTATTCTCTTAAAAGCAAAGAGTATTAAAGCACTTAAGTAA
- the birA gene encoding bifunctional biotin--[acetyl-CoA-carboxylase] ligase/biotin operon repressor BirA, whose protein sequence is MKAIREHLIKKLVRGEFLSGQALGEELGVSRAAISKHISALQEMGFDIFSVTGKGYRLAEPIELLNENLIVAQLAQQNVSSKVEVHNLIDSTNSYLMRRLPNQNVPGQVCIAEYQSAGRGRRGRKWISPFGSHIYMSMYWYLEQGMSAAMGLSAVAALAVSDAIKALYQVDVELKWPNDIYFNGVKLAGILIDLEGQAMEPCHCVIGIGLNINMPEKSAELVDQPWIDLSNAIGIKIDRNILAAHIIAALLKRLKVHGETGINTMVSQWHAQDFYFNKPVALVTGDRVTRGISRGINSQGALMLEVNGQVGPVYGGEVSLRPGL, encoded by the coding sequence ATGAAAGCTATTCGAGAACACTTGATAAAAAAACTTGTTCGAGGTGAGTTTCTTTCTGGACAAGCCTTGGGTGAAGAACTTGGCGTTAGTCGAGCGGCGATATCAAAACATATCAGTGCGCTTCAAGAAATGGGTTTTGATATTTTCAGTGTTACGGGTAAAGGTTATCGATTAGCTGAACCGATAGAATTACTAAACGAAAACTTAATTGTCGCACAGCTAGCTCAGCAGAACGTTAGCTCAAAAGTAGAAGTGCATAACTTAATCGATTCAACTAACAGCTATTTAATGCGTCGCTTACCCAATCAAAATGTACCTGGCCAAGTATGTATCGCGGAATACCAGAGTGCGGGAAGAGGGCGCAGAGGACGAAAGTGGATCTCTCCTTTTGGTTCACATATTTATATGTCAATGTATTGGTACTTAGAACAAGGCATGTCAGCTGCTATGGGACTGAGTGCAGTTGCAGCACTTGCTGTCAGTGATGCAATTAAAGCCTTATACCAAGTTGACGTAGAATTAAAATGGCCAAATGATATTTACTTTAATGGTGTAAAATTAGCGGGTATTCTTATCGACCTTGAAGGTCAAGCCATGGAGCCGTGTCATTGTGTTATTGGCATAGGTCTAAATATAAACATGCCAGAAAAGAGTGCCGAATTAGTTGATCAGCCATGGATCGATCTATCAAACGCTATTGGTATTAAAATTGACCGGAATATTCTCGCCGCTCATATAATTGCAGCTTTGCTTAAGCGATTAAAAGTTCATGGTGAAACGGGCATTAATACCATGGTTTCGCAATGGCATGCACAAGACTTTTATTTTAATAAACCTGTTGCTTTGGTCACTGGCGATAGAGTAACCAGAGGCATTAGTCGAGGGATTAATTCACAAGGCGCCTTGATGTTAGAGGTGAACGGCCAAGTGGGTCCAGTTTATGGTGGTGAAGTCAGCTTAAGGCCTGGACTATGA
- a CDS encoding polysaccharide biosynthesis tyrosine autokinase: MKTLENENLISINEEVALKEILTPLWTRRWKILFFTLIITFFTAFYLSLLKPSYRATAILQIGTNKPANTLSINDAFNESNASKEQIQTQYELLRSRKFAERVIAQLNLVQHQEFNSGKYNDKLAVFEQIGARSSIPSMSDIIGHFQRKLTIVPIVGTELVKISYASFSPELSQKVANQVGITYLQYQDEIHSASKETTSQWLVDQLEELGKKLQASELSLQAYREAEGIVDIHGVVGLVGAQLTELTSETLRAAKLADDLAISYQDIQQHAGDIAKLSELHEISSHATLMQLRQAEERIERKVFELSQRYGPKHPKKIAINAELMSLQMRITQQVYDIVTSIEKEYFSAVERVNGTQQRLAIAKKDYLRLSRLQNKFSQLTREVDTNKELYNNYLVRLKEADAMGNYKANFYVRFIDKATVPKGQFAPNKLLVIVLTFILSIAFISIVIIMRELLMDTLNSRRKLDNFNDAPILAVLPRIKASNGELKEDAYSTDNRFTEAIRTLRTALLFNNEKTPPKVIAITSSVPNEGKSTVALHLARSFSEMEKVLLIEADMRHPTIARNMNLNQHRPGLSNLLAKTHQINECIIRDKNVKLDILTSGITPANPLAFLSMKRFDMLIKVFGNFYDRIIIETPPVHAVSDAVIISKLVDSVLYIVHGNKTKREQISSGLRMLKQVNAPIEGVVINHSENIDNDKYQNKYYTERSNIIKLAARKRG; encoded by the coding sequence TTGAAAACACTAGAAAATGAAAACTTGATATCGATAAATGAAGAAGTGGCATTAAAAGAGATTTTAACGCCGCTTTGGACTCGTCGTTGGAAAATTTTATTTTTTACTTTAATCATTACTTTTTTTACCGCGTTTTATCTTTCGTTGCTTAAACCTTCTTATCGAGCGACAGCAATTTTACAAATTGGTACTAATAAACCAGCGAATACCTTGTCGATTAATGATGCTTTTAATGAGTCGAATGCCAGCAAAGAACAAATTCAGACGCAATATGAGTTACTACGATCACGTAAGTTTGCTGAGCGAGTAATCGCACAGTTGAATTTAGTGCAGCATCAAGAATTTAATAGCGGAAAGTATAATGATAAACTTGCCGTCTTTGAGCAGATAGGTGCACGCAGTTCTATTCCGTCAATGAGTGATATTATTGGTCATTTTCAAAGAAAGCTAACTATTGTGCCCATTGTTGGCACCGAGCTGGTTAAAATTTCCTATGCGTCATTCTCTCCTGAACTATCACAAAAAGTGGCTAACCAAGTCGGCATCACTTACCTTCAATATCAAGACGAAATTCATAGTGCTTCAAAGGAAACAACGTCTCAATGGTTGGTTGATCAACTAGAAGAGCTCGGCAAAAAATTACAGGCCTCTGAGTTATCATTACAAGCTTATCGAGAAGCTGAAGGTATTGTCGATATACATGGTGTTGTTGGACTTGTTGGAGCTCAGTTAACCGAGTTAACTTCTGAAACATTAAGAGCGGCAAAACTAGCAGATGACCTTGCAATTTCCTATCAAGATATTCAACAGCATGCCGGTGACATTGCAAAGTTAAGTGAACTACATGAAATCAGTAGTCATGCAACATTAATGCAATTGCGTCAGGCGGAAGAAAGAATTGAACGTAAAGTATTTGAACTATCTCAACGTTATGGTCCTAAACACCCGAAAAAAATAGCCATAAATGCTGAGCTCATGTCATTACAAATGCGTATTACACAGCAAGTTTACGATATTGTTACCTCAATAGAAAAGGAGTACTTTAGCGCTGTAGAAAGAGTTAATGGTACTCAGCAGCGACTTGCTATCGCTAAAAAAGATTACCTGCGTTTGAGCCGCTTACAAAATAAATTTTCCCAACTAACACGTGAAGTTGACACCAACAAAGAACTTTATAACAATTACTTAGTACGCTTGAAAGAAGCCGATGCGATGGGGAATTACAAAGCTAATTTTTATGTACGCTTTATTGATAAAGCGACAGTACCTAAAGGTCAGTTTGCGCCTAATAAGTTATTGGTCATTGTGCTTACGTTTATCCTCTCAATTGCGTTTATTTCAATTGTAATAATCATGCGTGAATTATTGATGGATACGCTTAACTCGCGTCGTAAATTAGATAACTTTAATGATGCACCTATTTTGGCGGTGTTACCGAGAATTAAAGCAAGTAATGGCGAACTTAAAGAAGATGCTTATAGTACTGATAATCGCTTTACGGAAGCAATACGTACTTTACGAACAGCATTACTCTTTAATAATGAAAAAACGCCACCTAAAGTTATTGCGATAACATCCTCTGTTCCTAATGAAGGAAAATCTACTGTTGCACTGCATTTAGCTCGTTCTTTTAGTGAAATGGAAAAAGTGCTACTCATTGAAGCAGATATGCGTCACCCGACTATCGCTAGAAATATGAATTTAAACCAACATCGTCCGGGCCTGTCAAATTTATTAGCTAAGACTCACCAAATTAATGAATGTATTATTCGTGATAAAAATGTCAAATTAGATATCTTAACGTCTGGTATTACTCCTGCTAATCCCTTGGCTTTTCTTTCGATGAAACGTTTCGATATGCTTATTAAAGTGTTTGGTAATTTTTATGATCGAATTATTATTGAAACACCACCGGTTCACGCCGTTAGTGATGCGGTTATTATTTCCAAATTAGTCGATAGCGTTTTATATATAGTGCACGGTAACAAAACTAAACGAGAGCAGATATCTTCAGGTTTACGTATGCTGAAACAAGTTAACGCGCCTATCGAAGGAGTTGTTATTAATCACAGTGAGAACATTGATAATGACAAGTATCAGAATAAATATTACACCGAACGCAGCAATATTATTAAACTTGCTGCGAGAAAGCGTGGTTAA
- the murB gene encoding UDP-N-acetylmuramate dehydrogenase — MKIRTNFPLQTLNSLNVSAVTDEIYFPCSVKELSEITRDKTNKAYILGEGTNTLFCQANAPLIIKPSLKGIEVSESEEYFHVSAACAESWHDFVLFCTNEGMYGLESLALIPGSVGAAPVQNIGAYGKEVGDFIERVTWFDFTQQKLVEFTKADCQFGYRNSVFKQLLNGKGVITHVHFLLPKVWQAVDSYQGLSDLTPPVTPQAIMAKVIQLRQAKLPTPKVLPNAGSFFKNPIVSQAIFQLLQQQYPTMPSYQQGNGEVKLAAGWMIEQAGLKGFRQNGVGVHEHQALVIINYDRKGGEDIVAFSRFVQEQVMNKFNIALVPEVRFITQHTELDNVNAGEQ; from the coding sequence ATGAAAATACGTACCAATTTCCCCTTACAAACATTAAACAGCTTAAATGTATCAGCCGTTACGGATGAAATATATTTCCCGTGTTCTGTCAAAGAGCTATCTGAGATAACAAGAGACAAAACCAACAAAGCCTATATTCTTGGCGAAGGTACTAATACCTTATTTTGTCAGGCGAATGCTCCTCTTATTATCAAACCTAGTTTAAAAGGCATTGAAGTCAGCGAAAGCGAAGAGTACTTTCATGTGAGTGCTGCCTGTGCTGAGAGCTGGCATGACTTTGTACTGTTCTGTACTAATGAGGGCATGTACGGTTTAGAGAGCCTTGCCTTAATTCCTGGTAGTGTTGGTGCTGCTCCAGTGCAAAATATTGGTGCTTATGGCAAAGAAGTCGGTGACTTCATAGAGCGTGTTACTTGGTTTGATTTTACTCAGCAAAAGCTTGTTGAATTTACTAAGGCTGATTGCCAATTTGGTTACCGTAATAGCGTTTTTAAGCAGCTATTGAATGGCAAGGGCGTTATTACTCATGTGCACTTTCTATTGCCTAAGGTATGGCAAGCAGTTGATAGCTATCAAGGGTTGAGTGATCTAACGCCACCGGTGACACCCCAGGCAATTATGGCAAAAGTGATACAGCTCCGCCAAGCAAAATTACCGACACCTAAGGTTTTACCTAATGCGGGTAGTTTCTTTAAAAATCCAATTGTAAGCCAAGCTATTTTTCAGTTGCTGCAGCAGCAATATCCAACTATGCCGAGTTATCAACAGGGCAATGGTGAGGTTAAACTGGCTGCTGGTTGGATGATTGAGCAAGCAGGTCTAAAAGGTTTTCGTCAAAATGGCGTAGGGGTGCACGAGCATCAAGCCTTAGTTATCATCAATTATGACCGTAAGGGTGGCGAAGATATCGTGGCTTTTTCTCGTTTTGTTCAGGAACAAGTTATGAATAAATTTAACATTGCGCTAGTACCAGAAGTTAGGTTTATTACTCAGCATACTGAATTAGATAACGTTAATGCAGGCGAACAATAA
- the nusG gene encoding transcription termination/antitermination protein NusG — protein sequence MTEEITITDTPEKNNNPKLRWYVVQAFSGYEGRVQKTLLEHIGIHGLEEKFGEILVPTEEVIEMRAGQKRKSSRKFFPGYVLVHMELDDESWHLVKSVPRVLGFIGGTKERPAPISQKEADRILQRLEDTDKPKPKTLFEPGEVVRVIDGPFADFNGVVEELDYEKNRIKVSVLIFGRSTPVDLEFGQVEKG from the coding sequence ATGACTGAAGAAATTACAATTACAGATACGCCTGAAAAAAATAACAACCCTAAATTACGTTGGTATGTAGTACAAGCGTTTTCTGGTTATGAAGGTCGTGTACAAAAAACATTGCTTGAACATATTGGCATTCATGGTTTAGAAGAAAAATTCGGTGAGATTTTAGTTCCTACTGAAGAAGTCATTGAAATGCGTGCTGGACAAAAACGTAAAAGTTCACGTAAATTTTTCCCTGGCTACGTTTTAGTTCATATGGAATTAGACGATGAATCATGGCATTTAGTTAAAAGTGTGCCACGTGTTCTAGGTTTTATAGGTGGTACTAAAGAAAGACCAGCACCTATTTCTCAAAAAGAAGCGGATAGAATCTTACAACGTCTTGAAGATACTGATAAGCCTAAGCCTAAAACATTGTTTGAGCCAGGCGAAGTGGTACGTGTTATCGATGGCCCATTTGCTGACTTTAATGGTGTTGTTGAAGAACTTGATTACGAGAAAAACCGTATTAAAGTATCTGTACTTATATTTGGTCGTTCTACACCGGTTGATTTGGAATTTGGTCAAGTCGAAAAAGGTTAG
- a CDS encoding polysaccharide biosynthesis/export family protein — MRFLICCLLLFIDQVMASDYRLGAGDQIQILVYGETDLTTRIKIDKSGIISFPFLSDITVSGFSTKALENKIADGLRGDYLIDPQVSVSIVMYRPFFIHGHVKRPGGYPFQEDLTLDKAIAIAGGLAARASKSSWNITRLVDGQKTVFEANVSSAILPDDIIEIEQSFF; from the coding sequence ATGCGCTTTTTGATATGTTGTTTGTTGTTATTTATTGATCAAGTAATGGCCAGTGATTATCGGTTAGGTGCAGGCGATCAAATACAGATACTAGTCTATGGTGAAACGGATTTAACCACTCGAATCAAAATAGACAAATCAGGAATTATATCATTCCCATTTCTATCTGATATTACCGTTTCAGGGTTTTCTACCAAAGCTTTAGAAAATAAAATAGCAGATGGCCTACGTGGTGATTACTTAATTGATCCACAAGTATCTGTTTCTATCGTTATGTATAGACCTTTTTTTATTCATGGACATGTTAAGCGCCCAGGCGGTTATCCTTTTCAGGAAGATTTAACCTTAGACAAAGCCATTGCCATCGCTGGTGGATTGGCCGCTAGAGCATCGAAATCATCCTGGAATATTACTAGATTAGTTGATGGTCAAAAAACTGTATTTGAAGCCAATGTCTCCAGCGCAATATTACCTGATGACATCATAGAGATAGAGCAAAGCTTTTTTTGA